The segment GATACTTACCCCATGGATGAATATAAACAGCTCATCAAGATTTATTTTGAAGCACGGTCATATGATCACTTCCATGCAGTTCTAACCCAGCAAGCAATTGATCGGCTTAGAGATCCCAGAGAACGGTTAACGGACTGGCATTTCTTAAATGATCAGGCAGTTGGAGAAGTCAAACGGTGGCTAATCCAAAGGAAACTGCAAATTATCTTTAAGGATGATCAGGATAATAAACGCCTGAATTATTGGAAAAGATTTATTGACCATATGCGGGATGTTGAATTGATTCAGGATCCGATGATTGCATTTATTTATTTTGACCAATTCGTGGTTGTTGAATATGGAAATATCGGGGCTGCTTACTTTTACCATCGTGAAGGATTCGACAACATCATTCAGCCAATCAGTACGTCTCATACCTTTAGAAACAGCCGTAGTCGAACAAAGAAAGAATACATGTTGAAGGTACCCGAGCCGATAAAAAAGGGTCACCCTCTCTTCATCAACAAGCTGGGTCATCATGGAAGATACTGGACAGACAAATTTGATGAGCACATGAGATATTACTTGGATGGAGTATTTTAAGGAGGGGCAGAAAATATGGCAGGTGTATTTGATTTCATTCATAAACGACGTAAACTTGCTTCTTCAACACCTACCGAGATAAAGGTAGATAAGGTTCTTGTTCCGCAGGGGCTAGAATACAAAGTTTTACGAGATGCTCAATTACTGCAGTTTCCGCTTAATCTTCGAATCTCTGAATTAAGACAATTAGGTAATGCTGAGCTGCTGGAAACGCTTGAGGATTTATGGTTTGAAGGTTATTTAGAGTCGGAATCATCAGGGTTTGTCCTGACTATGGATCGATTTCATGAAATTCCACAAGAGCTTAAGGAACGGCTGGGAATACCTGAGCCTACCGAACTTAAATTGAGACTAGGTCACGAAAGTGCAGTGGGATCCCCGCATTTTAAGTTTGTGCTTGAGAAGAATTACAAGACGTGGGAGCATCTTGAGAGGTCGTCCAAATGTTTGGGGCCGTGGATCGTAATGCCTAACCAACAAGTACTGCTAATGAATGAAGAACAGTATCAATTCCAGCAGCTCATAGATGAAGCTCCTAATGCCATGGACCGGGAAAAAATATTCACCTATGTTGCTCAGGTGCGAAATGCAGCAATGCGTCTCGGCTATCCGATGGATGATTATCTGCGTCATCAGGAATATCTGTTTGTGGATCAGTTGGAGATCGACCTCAATTACGATCAGTCCGCTATTACATTACATCCTCGATATGGGTCTACGGATGATATATCTTCAGAGATTTTAAGCAATATGAGTGCTGCGTCGAGTAGATATGCGGTGGACGAGAACAACCGAAAAGTGTTTGTTAAACCCTCTATTGTAGAAGAAGCAAACCGTATTCAAGAGCTTCCCCCTGTTACCGGATCAGATATTCCAAAGTTTGTCGAAAACCCGGAAGCATTTCTCCCGGATATCGATGGTTTGGATGTATCACATTTTGGCGAACGGGTAAAATCACTGGGGATCCGTGTATATCGTGCACAGCCTTATGTTCACGCAACAGAACAGGAGAGAGGCTGGTTTGAACTGGATTTTGGATTTGCGGCTCAGGATGAGGATGGGGAGGTTTATCAGACCTGGGAAGCTTCTGAAATGCAAAGCTTAATCACACAAGCACAGGAGAATGGCGAAGAGTTTATTGAATGGAACGGCAGCTGGCTGAGATTGCCCAAGGATGCTGAACAATTTGTAGATCATTCGGAGACAGCTAAGAAAGAATTCATGGGTGGGGGGAATCTCGTCGATATTACGAAGCTACCCTATGTGTTAGAAATCTACGACAATATCAGTCAGTTGGAGTTCAATCAGCCCATCCTAAGGGCACAGCAGGAAATCCAGGATCTTGGAATCTTTACAAAGCAGCCACCGTCTTCATTTGTGGCTACCCTCAAACCATTTCAAATGGATGGATTTGTGTGGATGAAGTCGCTGCACTATCGAAAACTCGGGGGGCTGCTTGCGGATGATATGGGACTGGGCAAGACAATTCAGGTTATTTCCTTCTTATCTTATCTGCAGGACATTGGCTATCTAACACCTACGTTAGTGGTTGTACCCAAGACGCTGATGGATAACTGGGAGAAGGAAGTAAGAAAGTTTGCTCCCTCGCTGCTGCAATCTTTATATATTCATCGTGGAGCGCACCGATTGAAGGATGCCGAGGATTTGAAGCGCATCGGAATCACCGTGACCACTTATCATACACTGGCAAAAGACCAGCTCATATTTGGACAGGTAGACTGGCAGGCTGTCATCTGCGATGAAGCGCAGGCGATTAAGAATCCGTCCACCGCTGCCTCCAAGGTACTTAAGGCTATGAAATCTAAATTTAGGCTGGCTATGACAGGTACACCTGTAGAGAATGGATTGAGTGAGCTGTGGTCCATTATGGATTATGTCCAGCCTGGTCTGCTAGGCAGCTTAAGTCAATTCAAGGCAGAGTATGTCAGCAGGATGGATGAAGGTACGACGGACTCGGAAGCGGAAAAGAAGCTGCTGGCTCGTATATCTATGGTATATAAACGCCGTACCAAATCCGAAGAGCTCGGTGACCAACTTCCACCAAAACAGTCGATCATTTCAGAAGTTCCGCTGGGCACTGAACAATCTAAACTTTATGCAGAGGTTCTTACCTTGGTCCGCAATAAGGCTATGGATGGACTGCAGGCTATACAGAAGTTAAAGGCACTTAGCTCGCATCCCGGATTAGTGGCTGATCAATATATAAACCTATCCTACGAGCTGGTTCCAAAACTTCAGGAAACGATAAATATTATTCGTAAGGTGAAAGAAAAAGGTGAGAAGGTACTTATATTTACGGAGTACATTAAGATGCAGGAGATTCTTCGCTCGACTATACGTGATTGTTTTGACATTAATCCGATGATCATTAACGGGATGACCGACCGCAGGCAGGAACAGGTGGACAAATTCAACAGTGGGGATGGATTTGATGTCATGATTCTATCGCCAAAAGCTGCGGGAACGGGTCTAACGATCACTTCGGCCAATCACGTCATTCATTATACGCGGTGGTGGAATCCTGCCGTCGAGAACCAGGCGACAGACCGAGCTTACCGCATCGGACAGGATAAGCCGGTTTACGTTTATTATCCGATCGTGACTGATCCTAAAGGACTGACACGAAATGGTACGGTAGAAGAAATTGTTCATCAGCTGTTGACAGACAAGCAGGATATGGCCTCTTCTGTAATCGTTTCAAGCCGAAAGCTGAATATCGAGGAAGAGATTTTGAAGGGGATTTAAGTACAAACATGTGTTTGCTGGCAGATTAGTGTCGTTAGGAAGGCAGAATTACAATTAATATTCCCCCATAGATCTCAAACTGATGGTAACTAACCATGGAAAACGAGGACCGGTCATGATAGATAAAGTGATTTGAATATTTAATATTATTAATGCCATTCAAGCGAACCCCGGAATTTCGGCAAAAGATCTTGCTTTCAAATGCGATGTGAACATCCGGACAATTTACAGGGATATGGATATTCTTGAACTTATTGCTCCGGTTTCGAGAGAGGGCAGAGGCACTGGGTATCGGTTCATGGGCAAGTTTTTTTTGTACCCTCTTAATTTCTCCGAGCAGGAGGCTCTTGCATTTTCGCTGCTGCCATCCGTACTGGACAAAGACAAGCTGCCGCCAGGTTTTGATACAGCATACGACAAGGTGATGGGTACCCATCTTAAAGAAAAATCGCGCCAAAATAATATTATTGAGGATATCGTCGGCGTCATTCAAATGGGAACACCCGCATACCGTAAGGAAAGCCCGAATTTTTTGCAGCCCATCATACATGCCATTTTGGAGCAAAAGACGATGGATGTGGTCTACCATACTCAATACCGCGATGAAACGACGGAACGTAAAATCGATCCATACTATCTAATTCCGCGAGATAAACGGTTCTATTTAATTGGTTATTGCCATCTGAAGCAGGATATCCGAACCTTTCGGATCAGCCGTTTCCAGCAGATTGAACTTACAGGGCAGCAGTTTGATAAAGGCGATTTCAATATCAAGAAATATTTGAAGAATACGTGGTCCATTGATCGGGGCGAGAAGAATGCCACCTTCAAAGTCCGGTTCAATGAAGAAGTTGCCCGTTATATAAAGGAAGAAGAACTCTTCGTACATCCGCGAATGAAGGATCAGAAGGACGGAAGCCTTATTTTTGAAGTGACGGTGAATAATGAAAAAGAATTCCTCAGATGGATCCTTCAGTATGGACCCGCGGCGGAAATTTTGGAGCCTAAAGCCGTACGAGAATCGTTAAAACAGCAGTTGTCACAATGGATCGCGATGTATCAGTAGAAATTGCTCCCAATGGAGTCGTACGCAGCCTCGCTTCAAAGATGAAGCGGGGCTTCTTTATGGGAACGTTTATTCGCTGACAAATAGGTGCCCAAGAGAAGCTTTAAGATGGGCTAAGACGTTATTGCAGAGCAGCTGCAGCAAAAGTCCACTAGAAGAAAGGGGATGCAGGATGAATCGGCCTGTATTGTTTGATCACGCATGGAGCAAGCCATATTTCCCGGCAGCGGGAACAGAAAAAGTATATCTCCTTATCGAAGCTCGTGGTGGTGGTAAAAAGGACGGGATCAAAGACCGCGCCCCGATCAATCTTTCTCTGGTACTAGACCGCAGCGGGTCTATGTCTGGAAATCCTCTCATGTACAGCAAAAGGGCATGCAGATTTGTGGCCGATCAGATGAATAGCGATGATTTACTCAGTCTTGTCGCATTTGATGATCAGGTCAGAACGGTTATCATGCCTGCTAAGGTGACTCATAAGGACCTGATCAAACAGCACATCGATACCATAGAAGCTGGCGGAACAACGAATCTTAGCGGGGGTTTAATCGAAGGGGCACAGCATGTACGGAAAAATAAGGCCGAGGGCATGGTGAATCGTGTGGTCCTCCTGTCTGATGGCCATGCCAACGAAGGAATTATCGATCGGGAGAAGCTGTTCGCTATAGCAAAGGAATTCCGCACTTCGGGTATAGGGATTAGCAGTATGGGCGTTGGAGATGGTTTTGATGAGGAACTGATGGAAGGCATTGCGGAACATGGTGGCGGTAACTTCTATTATATTGACAAGGCAGATGATATTCCTTCGATTTTCCAACAGGAACTGCAGGGCCTGCTTTCTGTAGTTGCCCAGAATATGAAGCTTAGGCTGATACCATCGGATGGAACCGTGATAACCGGAATTTACGGGTATCCGGTGTATGACCAAGAGGGAAATTCTGTTATCTACGCCGGTGACATTTACCAGGATGAAGTGAAGTCCGTACTTGTAGAATTGGCTTTTCACCCTCATACACAGGGTACGCATAAGGTACTCCAGTTAGATTGGGAGTATGCAGACGTTACGGAGAATGCTGCAGCCTGCAGTACCAGTATAGATATAGAAGCTGCCTTTACGTCGGACATCAACCTGCTGAATGAGCCCGGCAACCTTGAGGTCATTAAGAATGTGGAGCTGACTAAATCCGCAAAGGCCATCGAAGAAGCGATGGAGGCCTTCGACCAAGGCGATATGCACCATGGCCATAAGCTACTGAAAACCCAGGCCGATCAGATGCTTCAAATGTCCGTCGCTTTAAACAGCCCCGCTATGGCCGAGGAATCGGCGAAGCTGTACAGTCAGCTGGACAATTTCGAGTATTCCAGCAGGAAGCGTAAGGAGCTTCACCAAGAGAAGTATCGCCGGATGAAGCGAAAATAGCGGGATGTATACCTTGGTCACAAAGGCTGCAGCAAGTGCTTAGTATTTTCCTGACCATGTGGTATAATGAACGCATTAAAACCACTCCATATCGGAGGTGTTATAAATGGCAGTTGATAAAGATAAGATATTGCAAATGTTTGAGCAATTGACCGAATCGTCACAACAGTCAGCTTTTGATTTTATGCAATATCTTGCCGAGAAGCAGAATCAGCTTGACTGGGATGATCTTGCGGGATTGGAGCCGGATGCTGCATCATTGAGTCAAGAAGAAGAGCGCCAACTGAACAGTGAGGCTGGATTTGTGTCATGGGAGGATGCCATGGATGAGCTTAACTTACCAACTGACATTAAATCGTGATGCTATTAAGTTTGTAGCCAAACAAGAAAGAGCTGTTCAGGAACGTATTCGAAAATCGCTGCTCGGGTTAACTGTTCGGCCGCCAGTTGGTGATATTAGGCCGATGAAAGGCTATGATAAACGGTTTCGACTGCGTGTAGGAAGTTATCGAATATTGTTCGAAATTAATCATCAAGAACAAGTCATATATATTTTGGCGATCGATAATCGCGGTGACATTTATTGATACAAGGAGAACATCCCCCCAGTGTGCTGGAGGGGTGTTTTTTTGTGCGCTTTGCCTCGCTTGAATCAAAGCGGGGTGTTACGCTTTCCGGAACATACATTCGCTGACATACTGCTGCCCAGGGAAGGTTGTAGAATAAAGAGAGAAGGAGGCTTGAACATGGATCTGATCGATCGATTATATCACAAAATCAATGAGACCCCATGGTCTCCGAAAGTGCTGCTGGCCCAATCCTATGCACAAGGACATCAACTTCTCGAACAGATATGTAAGCGCTACGGGGCTATTTTTAACATAGAAGTACAGACTCCTTGGGGAGTAGTGACGGCAAATGCCAAGTCAGAGCTGTTTCGCAGAAAAGTGACTCTCCTTGATGAGGATCAGGTGGTTTGGGTTGTCCGTCAGCTGATGAAGCAGTTAGCTGAGAAGAATCCGGAAGGTTATATAACAGAATCCTTGCTGAAACCTGGTATTGTAAAACAGGTGAGTTGTGCCATTACCGATATGCGGCTCGCCGGTATTGATTCAGACGAAGTATGGGTAGAGCACTTCACAAGTCAGCGTAAAGGTGAATATCTCAAGAGACTACTCGCAGCATACGAAGTGTATCTGCTGGAACATGCCAGGACTGATTTTGCCGGATTAGCTCCATATCTGAAACCAGGAACGGGCGATAAGCTCTACTTGACGATTGCACCAAGTGGATGGACACAGGTGGAGCAGATTATGATACATAAGCTATCGGCCGGTCAGCTCTGTATTTTGGATGCGGAGGATCCTTTTTACATAAATCAAGATTTCTCGAACAATGGATTTAAGATGTTCCGCGCAGCCGGAAGTCTAGCGGAAGTCAAAGAGGGATTTCGCAGGATACTATCAGAGCAGGCGCCTCTGGATCGCATGGAAATTATCTTATCTGATTATGAGCAGTATGCACCTATCATTCACTCCCATGCCGAAGGACTGGGCATTGCATGTACATTCTCTAACGGGCTGCCGCTAGTATACTGTGCTGCTGGAAAAGCGGCTGCAGGTATCGTGGACTGGATTGCAGAAGGCTTTCCTGTTCATAGGCTTACAGACATGCTGCGGCACGGATATATCTCGTTTCCAGAGGAACGATGGTCTCGGGCCGATTGGGTCCGTTTATTAGAAAAGTCCGCGATTGGCTGGAGCAGAGAAAGGTATCTTGCTGTTCTTCGTCCAGAAAGGCTTAGCGAGCAAGATCGGGAGCAGGGTGCTGTTTTATACAGCCATATGAAAAATTGGTTTGATCGGCTGCCTGAAGGAAATGAATGGGATCCGGTTTTTCTGTTAGGATGGGTATCGGATTTTGTTCAAAGATATGTGCCAGCACGATCAGTGGATGATGCAGACGTAGGAACCATGCTGACTGAGATGACTAGACGTTACTCCTTAAGTCCTTCTGAACCTATGCCGATGGACATAGCTGTCCAGTATGTGAAAGAAATGTTAACTGGAATTACTATCCGTTCGGCGGCGGTACCGAAACAGGGTGTCATTCATATCAGTTCCTTGCAAAATGGTGGATGGAGCGGGAGAGATGTAACTTGGATTGTGGGTATGGATGAGAGAACTTGGAGTATATCCGCGTTGCAGGACCCTCTTCTATTGGACCAAGAACGTGAGAAGCTGTCTACACATTTGGAATCTGCCAAGGAACGTGTAAGCAAAATCAGAAGCGAGCGGGAGTCCCGGCTGTCGAACATACGAGGCAACATATGGCTCAGCTATTCTTCTTATGATGTCGGTGAGCAGAAGAGCACCAGCCCCGCTTTTGAAATGCTTCAGGTTCTGCGGCTGCAATTAGGAGATATGTCCATAGATTTTGGCACATTGGAGCATTCATTAGGTGAACCTTACAGTGTCATGGATATCATGCATTCAGTGGAGTCATCTGTCCCGTTGGATGAAGTCGATGCGTGGAGCGGACTGCTGCAGGGAGCAAACTATAACTGCAAAGATGGATGGAACGCGGTGCTTCAAACCTATCCTGCTCTGGCTGCAGGTTACCAGGCTCAAACGTCCCGTCAGTATGAGCGGCTGTCTGCTTACGATGGTTGGTTGGAGATCGTACCTTCTTCAGATTTTAGTGACCCGGATGATCCTCCACACCGCGATGCGATTAGTGTAAGTCAGTTAGAGAAATATGCGAGCTGTGGGCTGCAGTATTATTTTCACTATGTTTTGAAGCTTCGTCCGAAGGACAATGTAGAATTCGATCAAATCCGCTGGCTGCAAGCAAGCGAAAGAGGCACCTTGCTGCATGATGTGTTCAGAAGATATTTAGAGGTCGTTACGGATCATGGTGCGAAAAGGCCCATACATAGCAGAGAACGGTTGGTTGAAATCATGGAATCCGTGATCAGGGAGAATGCGCTGTCCGTTCCTGCTCCTAGTGCACATGTATTCGCTAAGGAGTGTGAGGAGATTCGTTGTGATGTGGAAATCTTCTATATCCATGAAACAGGCAGAACCGGTCAGCCGAGCTTTTTCGAGCTGGAATTGACCAACCTTGATGGAGAGCCCATGGAGATTCATTTGCCGGGCGGAGTTCGCTTTAAGCTGAAAGGTTTCGTCGATAGAGTCGATCGGATCGGTCCCCATGAGTACCGAATTACCGATTACAAAACAGGCAGTACAGGGAAGTACAAAGATTCCGAATACTTCTGCGGTGGGACACAGCTGCAGCATGCCATCTATTCGATCGCTGTAGAGCAGTGGCTTCGCGAAACAGGGAAGGATCCCGAAGCCAAGGTTACAGAGGCGGAATATTATTTCCCAACTGAGCGCGGGCGAGGCGAGAACGTAATACGATTGCAGAATCGAAGAGAAGAATTAACCGCCATCATTGCAAAGCTGCTGGATTCCCGGAATCGTGGGGTCTACATTCCGACCAAGGAACCGAAGGTATGTCAATGGTGTGACTACCAGGCCGTATGTGGATCTCATTCAGAATGGATGGTGGAGAAACGGGGTTCAGCTGTAAATGTGGATATTCTAAACTCACTGCTGGAGGTGGAGAGCATTGGCTGAACTGCATGTCCTAACTGCACCTGAAGATCAAAGTGACCGTGATCGTATATTAACAGACTTAGATACGACGCTGCTTGTGGAGGCAGGCGCTGGATCGGGGAAAACGACCAGTTTGGTGGGCAGACTTCTGGCGCTGATCGAGTCCGGTGTTCGTGTCAGTCAGATCGCTGCTATTACTTTCACCAACAAAGCTGCCGATGAAATGAAGGAACGCTTCCGGCTGGCGTTGGAGCAAGCCTACCGCGATTCGTCGGAGGCTTCTGTCATTCGCGAGCGATTGTCTGAGGCGCTGGAAAATCTGGATCATATCTTTATCGGTACCATACATTCGTTCTGTGGATCGCTGCTGCGGGAGCGTCCCATTGAAGCAGGACTGGATCCTTCATTTGAAGAAATGGACGAGGAAGAAGATAAACTGTTCCGAGCGGGTTGTTGGGATGATTATATGGCTGAGCTGGATGAAGATGCACAGTTACAATACGAAGAGCTGCTGTCCCTGCATGTGGATGTAAACACCCTTCGGGATGTATTTGATCGAGTGTCTTTCTTTACAGATGTGGAGCTTCCTTGCGAGGAGCGGGAGCAGCCTGACTTTGACCGAATCCGGAATACCCTGATTCCGCTGCTCGAAGCTGCGGCACCTTATATTCCATCGGTAGAGCCCGAGAATGGCTGGGACGCGGTTCAGAAGCTTGTTCGACAGACACGTCAGAAGATGAGGTATATTGACTTGACAGATGATATGCGCGTTCTTGAGATCGCTAAGGAGTTTGATCGCAGCCTTGGCGTAACGCTGAATAGATGGACGTCCAAAGAACATGCCCGAGAGATGAAGACGCTGTTTGCCGAATGGCAGATTAATGTGCTGTTTCCGTTCCTTCAGGAATGGCGTGAATATATGTATCCGAAGCTCATTTCTTTCGTGCAGCCTGCAATGGCTTATTATGAAGCGCGTCGATACGCCGCAGGAAAACTGAATTTCCAGGACTTACTTATGCAATCTGCCAAGCTTGTGCGGGATAATCAAGAAGTGAGAAACTATTTCGCGGAACGATACCAGAGGCTGCTTGTGGATGAATTTCAGGATACCGATCCAATCCAAGCTGAATTGATGTTTCTGCTAACAGGGGAAACGGAGGATATCAGGTTCACGAAGCAGTGGCGGAAGCTAACTCCCCGTCCAGGTTCCTTGTTCGTGGTGGGAGATCCGAAGCAGTCGATTTATCGTTTTCGCAGAGCGGATATTTCGATATATAACGAAGTCAAGGCACGCATACAGGAATGCGGTGCGGTGTTAAATCTTTCGTCCAATTTTCGCTCTGTGCCGTCTATTGGGGACTTCGTTAATGGCCAGTTTGTCGATAAGCTGCCATCTTCGGAGACGGAGTACCAAGCTGCGTTCGTGAAGATGGAGACCC is part of the Paenibacillus algicola genome and harbors:
- a CDS encoding DEAD/DEAH box helicase, encoding MAGVFDFIHKRRKLASSTPTEIKVDKVLVPQGLEYKVLRDAQLLQFPLNLRISELRQLGNAELLETLEDLWFEGYLESESSGFVLTMDRFHEIPQELKERLGIPEPTELKLRLGHESAVGSPHFKFVLEKNYKTWEHLERSSKCLGPWIVMPNQQVLLMNEEQYQFQQLIDEAPNAMDREKIFTYVAQVRNAAMRLGYPMDDYLRHQEYLFVDQLEIDLNYDQSAITLHPRYGSTDDISSEILSNMSAASSRYAVDENNRKVFVKPSIVEEANRIQELPPVTGSDIPKFVENPEAFLPDIDGLDVSHFGERVKSLGIRVYRAQPYVHATEQERGWFELDFGFAAQDEDGEVYQTWEASEMQSLITQAQENGEEFIEWNGSWLRLPKDAEQFVDHSETAKKEFMGGGNLVDITKLPYVLEIYDNISQLEFNQPILRAQQEIQDLGIFTKQPPSSFVATLKPFQMDGFVWMKSLHYRKLGGLLADDMGLGKTIQVISFLSYLQDIGYLTPTLVVVPKTLMDNWEKEVRKFAPSLLQSLYIHRGAHRLKDAEDLKRIGITVTTYHTLAKDQLIFGQVDWQAVICDEAQAIKNPSTAASKVLKAMKSKFRLAMTGTPVENGLSELWSIMDYVQPGLLGSLSQFKAEYVSRMDEGTTDSEAEKKLLARISMVYKRRTKSEELGDQLPPKQSIISEVPLGTEQSKLYAEVLTLVRNKAMDGLQAIQKLKALSSHPGLVADQYINLSYELVPKLQETINIIRKVKEKGEKVLIFTEYIKMQEILRSTIRDCFDINPMIINGMTDRRQEQVDKFNSGDGFDVMILSPKAAGTGLTITSANHVIHYTRWWNPAVENQATDRAYRIGQDKPVYVYYPIVTDPKGLTRNGTVEEIVHQLLTDKQDMASSVIVSSRKLNIEEEILKGI
- a CDS encoding type II toxin-antitoxin system RelE family toxin → MSLTYQLTLNRDAIKFVAKQERAVQERIRKSLLGLTVRPPVGDIRPMKGYDKRFRLRVGSYRILFEINHQEQVIYILAIDNRGDIY
- a CDS encoding PD-(D/E)XK nuclease family protein; translated protein: MDLIDRLYHKINETPWSPKVLLAQSYAQGHQLLEQICKRYGAIFNIEVQTPWGVVTANAKSELFRRKVTLLDEDQVVWVVRQLMKQLAEKNPEGYITESLLKPGIVKQVSCAITDMRLAGIDSDEVWVEHFTSQRKGEYLKRLLAAYEVYLLEHARTDFAGLAPYLKPGTGDKLYLTIAPSGWTQVEQIMIHKLSAGQLCILDAEDPFYINQDFSNNGFKMFRAAGSLAEVKEGFRRILSEQAPLDRMEIILSDYEQYAPIIHSHAEGLGIACTFSNGLPLVYCAAGKAAAGIVDWIAEGFPVHRLTDMLRHGYISFPEERWSRADWVRLLEKSAIGWSRERYLAVLRPERLSEQDREQGAVLYSHMKNWFDRLPEGNEWDPVFLLGWVSDFVQRYVPARSVDDADVGTMLTEMTRRYSLSPSEPMPMDIAVQYVKEMLTGITIRSAAVPKQGVIHISSLQNGGWSGRDVTWIVGMDERTWSISALQDPLLLDQEREKLSTHLESAKERVSKIRSERESRLSNIRGNIWLSYSSYDVGEQKSTSPAFEMLQVLRLQLGDMSIDFGTLEHSLGEPYSVMDIMHSVESSVPLDEVDAWSGLLQGANYNCKDGWNAVLQTYPALAAGYQAQTSRQYERLSAYDGWLEIVPSSDFSDPDDPPHRDAISVSQLEKYASCGLQYYFHYVLKLRPKDNVEFDQIRWLQASERGTLLHDVFRRYLEVVTDHGAKRPIHSRERLVEIMESVIRENALSVPAPSAHVFAKECEEIRCDVEIFYIHETGRTGQPSFFELELTNLDGEPMEIHLPGGVRFKLKGFVDRVDRIGPHEYRITDYKTGSTGKYKDSEYFCGGTQLQHAIYSIAVEQWLRETGKDPEAKVTEAEYYFPTERGRGENVIRLQNRREELTAIIAKLLDSRNRGVYIPTKEPKVCQWCDYQAVCGSHSEWMVEKRGSAVNVDILNSLLEVESIG
- a CDS encoding helix-turn-helix transcriptional regulator, whose translation is MGKFFLYPLNFSEQEALAFSLLPSVLDKDKLPPGFDTAYDKVMGTHLKEKSRQNNIIEDIVGVIQMGTPAYRKESPNFLQPIIHAILEQKTMDVVYHTQYRDETTERKIDPYYLIPRDKRFYLIGYCHLKQDIRTFRISRFQQIELTGQQFDKGDFNIKKYLKNTWSIDRGEKNATFKVRFNEEVARYIKEEELFVHPRMKDQKDGSLIFEVTVNNEKEFLRWILQYGPAAEILEPKAVRESLKQQLSQWIAMYQ
- a CDS encoding vWA domain-containing protein, whose product is MNRPVLFDHAWSKPYFPAAGTEKVYLLIEARGGGKKDGIKDRAPINLSLVLDRSGSMSGNPLMYSKRACRFVADQMNSDDLLSLVAFDDQVRTVIMPAKVTHKDLIKQHIDTIEAGGTTNLSGGLIEGAQHVRKNKAEGMVNRVVLLSDGHANEGIIDREKLFAIAKEFRTSGIGISSMGVGDGFDEELMEGIAEHGGGNFYYIDKADDIPSIFQQELQGLLSVVAQNMKLRLIPSDGTVITGIYGYPVYDQEGNSVIYAGDIYQDEVKSVLVELAFHPHTQGTHKVLQLDWEYADVTENAAACSTSIDIEAAFTSDINLLNEPGNLEVIKNVELTKSAKAIEEAMEAFDQGDMHHGHKLLKTQADQMLQMSVALNSPAMAEESAKLYSQLDNFEYSSRKRKELHQEKYRRMKRK